The following proteins are encoded in a genomic region of Xanthomonas cassavae CFBP 4642:
- a CDS encoding DUF4198 domain-containing protein — protein MKSLLLSCLALASISLSAQAHEIWIERDGSGPVRIYFGEPAQETLDHGQDEIKRVVKPSVFGTAGKAGALQRGSEFLTAPLSGSGDAWLSDDSVFEPWKGEAGGFETVSYYARAGRATTSAKLDLELVPTTANGNTLAVLYRNKPLPKAEVTVIDPQKWQKTLTSDAKGQVTLPTLRAGRHILVVNTKEPVKREIAGKQVTLVHHISTLTFQAE, from the coding sequence ATGAAATCCTTGCTGCTGTCCTGCCTGGCCTTGGCCAGCATCAGTCTGTCCGCCCAGGCCCACGAAATCTGGATCGAGCGCGATGGCAGCGGCCCGGTACGCATCTACTTCGGTGAGCCGGCGCAGGAAACCCTCGACCATGGGCAGGACGAGATCAAGCGCGTGGTCAAGCCGAGCGTGTTCGGCACTGCCGGCAAGGCCGGCGCCCTGCAGCGCGGCAGCGAGTTCTTGACCGCGCCGCTGTCCGGCAGCGGCGATGCCTGGCTCAGCGACGACAGCGTGTTCGAACCGTGGAAGGGCGAAGCCGGCGGCTTCGAGACCGTGAGCTACTACGCACGCGCCGGGCGCGCCACCACCTCGGCCAAGCTGGATCTGGAACTGGTTCCCACCACGGCCAATGGCAACACGCTCGCCGTGCTCTATCGCAACAAGCCGTTGCCCAAGGCCGAAGTCACCGTGATCGACCCGCAGAAGTGGCAGAAGACGCTGACCTCCGACGCCAAGGGCCAGGTCACGCTGCCCACGCTGCGCGCCGGCCGCCACATCCTGGTGGTCAACACCAAGGAACCGGTGAAGCGCGAGATTGCCGGCAAGCAGGTCACGTTGGTGCACCACATCAGCACCTTGACCTTCCAGGCCGAATAA
- a CDS encoding c-type cytochrome has product MRNYDLEFLKKFSMVIGLLVVITLGLIALAAYLQRAIPDEVSPTAAKRVQQRIAPAGAVYAGTTGAAAQAAAQAAALAKAASQSAYGGTTDGKTIFNNLCTACHTTGVGKAPTLDHSHWDARIAQGKDTLYKHAIEGYTGPDGGIMPPKGGNPALTEEQVRATVDWMLGNLK; this is encoded by the coding sequence GTGCGGAATTACGACCTCGAGTTCCTGAAAAAATTCTCGATGGTGATTGGTTTACTGGTAGTGATCACCCTGGGGCTGATCGCCCTGGCAGCTTATTTGCAACGTGCCATTCCCGACGAAGTCTCGCCCACTGCCGCCAAACGCGTGCAGCAACGCATCGCGCCGGCCGGCGCCGTCTACGCGGGCACCACCGGTGCGGCCGCCCAGGCCGCGGCCCAGGCTGCAGCGCTGGCCAAGGCAGCGTCGCAGTCCGCCTACGGCGGCACCACCGATGGCAAGACCATCTTCAACAACCTCTGCACCGCGTGTCACACCACCGGGGTCGGCAAGGCGCCGACGCTGGATCATTCGCACTGGGATGCGCGCATTGCCCAGGGCAAGGACACCTTGTACAAGCACGCGATCGAGGGCTATACCGGCCCGGATGGCGGCATCATGCCGCCCAAGGGCGGCAACCCGGCGCTGACCGAAGAGCAGGTGCGTGCCACCGTCGACTGGATGCTGGGCAATCTGAAATAA
- a CDS encoding ExeM/NucH family extracellular endonuclease — MSHRPLVVLGLVGLLAPLLCSAADGAAQRLSIADVQGEDSRSPYDGRVVEVEGIVTADTRVGLAGLFVQQPGFEPRRSHGLFVTGAGDAQVAVGDRVRIVGTVREVSAGGQASLTSVDASSIERLASGQPVPVRMLSGPPANWEALEGERVRIAALTLNGSDRLDTYGELIAGFGGRLWQPAEVAAAGTPAFAQVEADNARRRALLDDARNGRNPRTVSYLPADAVLRSGSLLKSVDGIVDQRYDGQYRIQVLAPLNLPAMPTAVAPQVGGDLRIASFNLENFFNGNGRGGGFPTKRGARTAEQFQAQLTKLVATIVPLRADVAALMELENDGNDGDTAVAQLVAALNAAGTDKEWRFVDTGSGPGDDAIRVGIIYRSSQVTPVGKPATLTGGPFDGHSRVPLAQAFRSTRGATFVVVANHFKSKGCGNASGADADQHDGQACWNATRTESAKRLHQWLQTDPTGAQTRLAVLLGDFNAYAMETPMRSLRASGWQDAFAVAGVKQPYSYVFDGMSGRLDHALLSPAMAKQLRGAVEWHINADAMDGAGYAKRNLPGPWRSSDHDPVLLGFSL; from the coding sequence ATGTCGCATCGCCCGCTGGTTGTGCTCGGTCTGGTCGGTCTGCTGGCTCCGCTGCTGTGCAGCGCCGCCGATGGCGCTGCGCAGCGGCTCTCGATTGCCGACGTGCAGGGCGAGGACAGCCGCAGCCCGTACGACGGCCGCGTGGTGGAAGTGGAGGGCATCGTCACCGCCGATACGCGCGTCGGGCTGGCCGGGCTGTTCGTGCAGCAGCCCGGGTTCGAGCCGCGGCGCTCGCATGGGCTGTTCGTCACCGGCGCCGGCGATGCCCAGGTGGCGGTGGGCGATCGCGTGCGCATCGTCGGTACGGTGCGCGAAGTGTCGGCCGGTGGCCAGGCCAGCCTGACCAGCGTGGACGCCAGCAGCATCGAGCGGCTCGCCAGCGGCCAGCCGGTGCCGGTGCGCATGCTCAGCGGGCCGCCCGCCAACTGGGAGGCGCTGGAAGGCGAGCGTGTCCGCATCGCGGCACTGACACTCAACGGCAGCGACCGGCTGGACACCTACGGTGAGCTGATTGCCGGCTTCGGCGGGCGGTTGTGGCAGCCGGCCGAGGTGGCTGCAGCCGGCACGCCGGCGTTCGCGCAGGTGGAGGCGGACAACGCGCGTCGCCGGGCGTTGCTGGACGACGCACGCAACGGACGCAACCCCAGGACGGTGTCCTACCTGCCCGCCGATGCGGTGCTGCGTAGCGGCAGCCTACTCAAATCGGTCGATGGCATCGTCGACCAGCGCTACGACGGGCAGTACCGCATCCAGGTGCTGGCGCCGCTGAACCTGCCGGCCATGCCGACCGCTGTGGCGCCGCAGGTGGGCGGGGATCTGCGCATCGCCTCGTTCAACCTGGAGAACTTCTTCAACGGCAATGGCCGCGGCGGCGGTTTTCCGACCAAGCGCGGCGCCCGCACGGCTGAGCAGTTCCAGGCGCAGCTGACCAAGCTGGTCGCCACCATCGTGCCGTTGCGCGCCGATGTGGCCGCGTTGATGGAGCTGGAAAACGATGGCAACGACGGCGACACCGCGGTGGCGCAACTGGTGGCCGCGCTCAACGCCGCCGGCACCGACAAGGAGTGGCGGTTCGTCGATACCGGCAGTGGCCCCGGCGACGATGCGATCCGGGTCGGCATCATCTACCGCAGCAGCCAGGTCACCCCGGTCGGCAAGCCGGCCACGCTGACCGGCGGGCCGTTCGACGGCCATAGCCGGGTGCCGCTGGCGCAAGCGTTTCGCAGCACCCGTGGGGCGACCTTCGTGGTGGTCGCCAATCACTTCAAATCCAAGGGCTGCGGCAATGCCAGCGGCGCCGATGCCGACCAGCACGACGGCCAGGCCTGCTGGAACGCGACCCGCACCGAATCGGCCAAGCGCCTGCACCAATGGCTGCAGACCGACCCCACCGGCGCGCAGACCCGGCTGGCGGTGCTGTTGGGCGACTTCAATGCGTATGCGATGGAAACGCCGATGCGCAGCCTGCGCGCCAGCGGCTGGCAGGACGCGTTTGCGGTGGCCGGGGTGAAGCAGCCCTACAGCTACGTCTTTGATGGCATGAGCGGGCGGCTGGACCATGCCTTGCTCAGCCCGGCAATGGCCAAGCAGCTGCGTGGCGCGGTCGAATGGCATATCAACGCCGACGCGATGGACGGCGCCGGTTATGCCAAACGCAATCTGCCTGGTCCGTGGCGAAGCTCCGATCACGATCCGGTGCTGCTGGGGTTTTCGCTGTAG
- a CDS encoding MerC domain-containing protein: protein MPLMRATASLLDSSAIALSGLCLLHCLALPLLAATLPLLGVWSQAEWVHVVFATAAAPLSGYALWSTHRRHALPAPVWVLALCGLAGLVVGASGLDGDALATPVTVTGSLLLASTHLLNLRLRRRHEACAN from the coding sequence ATGCCTCTGATGCGCGCCACCGCCTCCCTACTGGACAGCTCGGCCATCGCCTTGTCCGGGTTGTGCCTGTTGCATTGCCTCGCTCTGCCGCTGCTGGCGGCCACGCTGCCGCTGCTGGGCGTCTGGAGCCAGGCCGAGTGGGTACATGTGGTGTTCGCCACGGCGGCGGCGCCGCTGAGCGGCTACGCGCTGTGGAGCACGCACCGCCGGCACGCGCTGCCGGCGCCAGTGTGGGTGCTGGCGCTCTGCGGGCTGGCCGGGCTGGTCGTCGGAGCGAGCGGTCTGGACGGCGATGCGCTGGCGACGCCGGTCACGGTCACCGGCAGCCTGCTGCTGGCCAGCACGCATCTGCTCAATCTGCGGCTGCGTCGCCGACATGAGGCGTGCGCGAACTAG
- the xopR gene encoding type III secretion system effector protein XopR: protein MRLTSFFRSTHPVAPEPLNPAAANTTTTAAATPSPHPLSHAPKAGTAQGAAKSRQGMLASARKSLATLRKQLPSMCVGAPATKTAQSQPALVTPAPNAARQGANQRPPTPQAGVDTRWQAPDAMPRPRSRGPMHTAAQPQQPLSAARAAERLQQRQGGPEEPRQQRVPSSTRRDQVWPPQQPTLPSRPAPAASPKAATPAPPSPSRRLRPVRNMTLELATLNQQCRHIKRSLHEERRAPNPEERSVFEMRAALIAERDAVRDRQLDGMLAALAPLEKIAAPKTTSSRLTMVQQDVMQSNRHALLAVRRENIDMTKMARHYTRAQRRLESLKESDAPPDKIRRLERMMRGYTNVLALEDMVKRTDDQLHRMGAPRLMDSIPTTAQERALSEQNERDAHQEAIDNGYY from the coding sequence ATGCGCCTGACGTCGTTCTTTCGCAGCACTCATCCTGTTGCCCCGGAGCCGCTCAATCCGGCAGCCGCCAATACGACAACGACCGCTGCGGCGACACCGTCGCCGCACCCATTGTCCCACGCGCCCAAGGCCGGCACGGCGCAGGGCGCGGCCAAATCGCGGCAAGGCATGCTGGCATCGGCACGCAAGTCGCTGGCCACGCTACGCAAACAGTTGCCGTCGATGTGCGTGGGAGCGCCAGCTACGAAAACAGCGCAGAGCCAGCCTGCGCTGGTCACACCCGCACCGAACGCTGCCAGGCAAGGCGCGAACCAGCGCCCACCCACACCGCAGGCTGGCGTCGATACGCGATGGCAGGCGCCCGATGCGATGCCTCGGCCGCGCAGTCGTGGGCCGATGCACACGGCAGCGCAACCGCAGCAACCGCTGTCGGCGGCACGCGCGGCAGAACGCTTGCAGCAACGTCAGGGCGGCCCCGAGGAACCACGGCAACAGCGCGTTCCAAGCTCAACCAGGCGCGATCAGGTATGGCCGCCGCAACAACCAACGCTCCCCTCGCGGCCGGCACCGGCTGCGTCCCCGAAAGCGGCGACACCGGCTCCGCCCTCGCCGTCCAGGCGGCTACGCCCGGTACGCAACATGACTCTGGAATTGGCCACGCTGAACCAGCAGTGTCGCCATATCAAGCGGAGTCTCCACGAAGAGCGGCGCGCGCCTAACCCTGAGGAAAGGTCGGTGTTCGAGATGCGTGCGGCCCTGATCGCCGAGCGCGACGCCGTACGCGATCGGCAGCTCGATGGAATGTTGGCAGCGCTGGCGCCCTTGGAGAAGATCGCTGCGCCGAAGACCACCAGCAGTCGGCTGACCATGGTCCAACAGGATGTGATGCAGTCCAATCGCCATGCGTTGCTTGCGGTCCGTCGCGAAAATATCGACATGACCAAGATGGCACGGCATTACACGCGCGCGCAGCGGCGTCTGGAATCCTTGAAGGAGAGCGATGCTCCGCCCGACAAGATCCGACGCCTGGAACGCATGATGCGGGGCTATACCAACGTGCTGGCACTGGAAGACATGGTCAAGCGCACCGACGACCAGTTGCATCGGATGGGTGCGCCACGCTTGATGGACAGCATCCCCACGACGGCGCAAGAGCGTGCGCTGTCCGAGCAGAACGAACGCGACGCCCATCAGGAGGCCATCGACAACGGCTATTACTGA
- a CDS encoding membrane protein — MHFLLFAVLCSVLVSVALKLAPRHRIDVFQAITWNYATAALLAWLILHPALDTLRSTAAPWLALLLLAVALPSIFLVLARSVAVAGIVRTDVAQRLSLVLSLAAAFTVFGEPVNGWKLAGLALGMVAIMCIVRRPRHHVATDPLPGTTGLPWLIGVWMGFALIDLLLKHIAQAGTPSLTSLTLCFALAFLLMLGVQSVRWARGARLSTRSMLAGMLLGALNFGNILCYVRAHQLLPHSPATVFASMNLGVVVLGVLVGKLGFAERLGLRGWLGLALAAPAIAVIAWGIRLG; from the coding sequence ATGCATTTTCTGTTGTTTGCCGTTCTCTGCAGCGTCCTGGTGTCGGTAGCGTTGAAGTTGGCTCCGCGCCACCGGATCGACGTGTTTCAGGCCATCACCTGGAACTACGCCACCGCTGCGCTCCTGGCCTGGCTGATCCTGCATCCTGCGCTGGACACGCTGCGCTCCACGGCCGCTCCCTGGTTGGCGTTGCTGCTGTTGGCCGTGGCGCTGCCCTCCATCTTCCTGGTGCTGGCGCGGTCGGTCGCGGTGGCCGGCATCGTACGTACCGATGTTGCGCAACGCTTGTCGTTGGTGCTTTCGTTGGCCGCCGCCTTCACCGTTTTCGGCGAACCGGTCAATGGCTGGAAACTGGCAGGGCTTGCGCTGGGCATGGTGGCCATCATGTGCATCGTGCGACGCCCCCGTCACCACGTCGCGACCGATCCGCTGCCGGGCACAACCGGCCTGCCCTGGCTGATTGGCGTCTGGATGGGCTTTGCGCTCATCGACCTGCTGCTCAAGCACATCGCGCAGGCCGGGACACCATCGCTGACCTCGTTGACCTTGTGTTTTGCGCTGGCCTTCTTGCTGATGCTTGGCGTGCAGAGCGTGCGTTGGGCACGTGGCGCACGCCTGAGCACCCGCAGCATGCTTGCCGGCATGCTGTTGGGTGCGCTCAATTTCGGCAACATCCTGTGTTACGTGCGTGCCCACCAGCTGCTGCCGCACAGCCCGGCGACCGTCTTTGCCAGCATGAATCTGGGCGTTGTCGTGTTGGGGGTACTGGTCGGCAAATTGGGATTTGCCGAACGCCTGGGCCTGCGCGGCTGGTTGGGGCTGGCACTGGCCGCACCGGCCATCGCGGTGATCGCCTGGGGAATACGTCTGGGTTGA
- a CDS encoding alpha/beta hydrolase, with protein MSNPPFPTESAALTLDGPVGPLDVAVDLPERDVIAQPVTAIVCHPLSTEGGSMHNKVVTMAARALRELGITVVRFNFRSVGNSAGAFDHGDGEQDDLRAVAEWVRAQRPGDTLWLAGFSFGAYVSLRAAGALVPQALISIAPPAGRWDFSAMQPPAQWLVIQGDADEIVDPQAVYDWLETLEQQPELVRMPDTSHFFHRKLIDLRGAIQHGVRRWLPAAV; from the coding sequence ATGTCCAATCCCCCATTCCCCACCGAATCGGCTGCGTTGACGCTGGACGGGCCTGTCGGCCCGCTCGATGTCGCCGTCGATCTGCCCGAGCGCGATGTCATCGCGCAACCGGTCACTGCCATCGTCTGCCATCCGCTCTCCACCGAGGGCGGCAGCATGCACAACAAGGTCGTCACCATGGCCGCGCGCGCGCTGCGCGAACTCGGCATCACCGTGGTGCGCTTCAATTTCCGCAGCGTCGGCAATTCGGCCGGCGCGTTCGACCATGGCGACGGCGAGCAGGACGATCTGCGCGCGGTCGCCGAGTGGGTGCGTGCGCAGCGGCCCGGCGACACACTGTGGCTTGCGGGTTTCAGCTTCGGTGCGTATGTGTCGCTGCGCGCGGCCGGTGCGCTGGTGCCGCAGGCGCTGATTTCGATCGCACCGCCGGCCGGGCGTTGGGACTTCAGCGCCATGCAACCGCCGGCGCAGTGGCTGGTGATTCAGGGCGATGCCGACGAGATCGTCGATCCGCAGGCGGTGTACGACTGGCTGGAGACGCTGGAACAGCAACCCGAGCTGGTGCGCATGCCCGACACCAGCCACTTCTTCCACCGTAAATTGATCGACCTGCGCGGTGCGATCCAGCATGGTGTCCGGCGCTGGTTGCCGGCCGCTGTCTGA
- the zapE gene encoding cell division protein ZapE → MSEMTPSQRYAAGVQRGDWRADPAQQAALAELDRIQGALLESAQDGWLDRLSAFWKKPEPVRGLYFWGGVGRGKTFLVDLFYDGLPIKQKYRTHFHRFMRGVHEQLREHAGQSDPLARIAQQWRENLRVLVLDEFFVTDIGDAMLLARLLERLFAEGVTLVTTSNTAPENLYANGLQRDSFLPAIGLLRKFCVELYAEGTEDYRMRALTRSPVYRAPLDAQADDWLLQRWSELSGNAEPRAGNIEIEARKIPVRARGKSIAWFDFAALCEGPRGPSDYIEIAREFTTVLLGGIPHFDRMNEDAARRFVNLIDELYDRHVNLVCTAQEAPPGLYSGQRLAGAFERTASRLIEMQSAEYLATAHRA, encoded by the coding sequence ATGAGTGAGATGACCCCGTCGCAGCGTTACGCCGCCGGCGTACAACGTGGCGACTGGCGCGCTGACCCCGCCCAGCAGGCCGCCCTGGCGGAACTGGACCGTATCCAGGGGGCGCTGCTGGAGAGCGCGCAGGACGGCTGGCTGGACCGGCTGTCGGCCTTCTGGAAAAAGCCCGAGCCGGTGCGTGGTCTGTATTTCTGGGGTGGGGTGGGGCGCGGCAAGACCTTCCTGGTGGATCTGTTCTACGACGGCCTGCCGATCAAGCAGAAGTACCGCACGCATTTCCATCGCTTCATGCGCGGCGTGCACGAGCAGTTACGCGAGCACGCCGGGCAGAGCGATCCGCTAGCCCGGATTGCCCAGCAATGGCGCGAGAACCTGCGCGTGCTGGTGCTGGACGAATTTTTCGTTACCGATATCGGCGATGCGATGTTGCTTGCACGGTTGCTGGAGCGGCTGTTCGCCGAAGGCGTGACGCTGGTGACCACGTCCAACACAGCGCCGGAAAATCTCTACGCAAACGGCCTGCAGCGCGACAGCTTCCTGCCGGCGATCGGCTTGTTGCGGAAATTCTGCGTGGAGCTCTACGCCGAGGGCACCGAGGATTACCGCATGCGCGCGCTGACGCGCTCGCCGGTGTACCGCGCGCCGCTGGATGCGCAGGCCGATGACTGGCTGCTGCAACGCTGGAGCGAGCTGAGTGGCAATGCCGAGCCACGCGCGGGCAATATCGAGATCGAGGCGCGCAAGATTCCGGTGCGCGCGCGCGGCAAGAGCATTGCGTGGTTCGATTTCGCTGCGCTGTGCGAAGGCCCGCGCGGACCCAGCGACTACATCGAGATTGCGCGTGAGTTCACCACCGTGTTGCTGGGCGGCATTCCGCACTTCGACCGCATGAACGAAGACGCCGCGCGCCGCTTCGTCAACCTGATCGACGAGCTGTACGACCGCCACGTCAACCTGGTCTGCACCGCGCAGGAGGCGCCGCCGGGGCTGTACAGCGGCCAGCGCCTGGCCGGTGCCTTCGAGCGCACCGCATCGCGCCTGATCGAGATGCAGAGCGCGGAATATCTGGCCACCGCACACCGGGCGTAA
- a CDS encoding MarR family winged helix-turn-helix transcriptional regulator, which produces MDAVPTAIARTDALQLDSQLCFALYSANLAMHKLYRGLLKALDLTYPQYLVMLVLWETDGRSVSEIGERLYLDSATLTPLLKRLQAAGLVTRTRAASDERQVIIALTDAGRALRSKAGGVPEQVFCASACSLDELRQLKHDLEKLRTGLGTA; this is translated from the coding sequence ATGGACGCCGTCCCTACCGCCATCGCCCGCACCGACGCACTCCAGCTCGATAGCCAGCTGTGCTTTGCGCTGTATTCGGCCAACCTGGCGATGCACAAGCTCTACCGCGGGCTACTCAAGGCACTGGATCTGACCTATCCGCAATACCTGGTGATGCTGGTGCTGTGGGAAACCGACGGCCGCAGCGTGTCGGAGATCGGCGAGCGGCTGTATCTGGATTCGGCCACGCTGACGCCCTTGCTCAAGCGGTTGCAGGCCGCCGGCCTGGTGACGCGTACCCGCGCGGCCAGTGACGAACGCCAGGTCATCATTGCGCTGACCGACGCCGGCCGTGCGCTGCGCAGCAAGGCCGGTGGCGTGCCCGAGCAGGTGTTCTGCGCCTCGGCCTGTTCGCTGGACGAACTGCGTCAACTCAAGCACGACCTGGAAAAGCTCCGCACCGGCCTGGGCACGGCCTAG
- a CDS encoding organic hydroperoxide resistance protein encodes MASPEKILYTAHATATGGREGRAVSSDKALDAKLSTPRELGGAGGDGTNPEQLFAAGYAACFIGAMKAVAAQDKLKLPGEVSIDSSVGIGQIPGGFGIAVELRIAVPGMDKAELQTLVDKAHQVCPYSNATRGNIDVTLTLA; translated from the coding sequence ATGGCCTCACCCGAAAAGATCCTCTACACCGCCCACGCCACTGCCACCGGCGGCCGCGAAGGCCGTGCCGTGTCCTCGGACAAGGCGCTGGATGCCAAGCTGTCCACCCCGCGCGAACTCGGCGGCGCCGGCGGCGATGGCACCAACCCCGAGCAGCTGTTCGCGGCCGGCTACGCGGCCTGCTTCATCGGTGCGATGAAGGCCGTGGCGGCGCAGGACAAGCTCAAGCTGCCGGGCGAAGTCAGCATCGACAGCAGCGTCGGCATCGGCCAGATTCCGGGCGGCTTCGGTATTGCGGTCGAACTGCGTATCGCCGTGCCGGGCATGGACAAGGCCGAACTGCAGACGCTGGTCGACAAGGCCCATCAGGTCTGCCCGTACTCCAATGCGACCCGCGGCAATATCGACGTCACCCTGACCCTGGCGTAA
- a CDS encoding AAA family ATPase: protein MNDTVVDYKFDVRSSSKSSIESDLVITEDDIPIEGKGKGRQCFIKTEFALRNRESALDLLLLEEPENHLSHVHMHKLVQRIDSSKDKQLFIATHSSFIATRLNLRKVLLLNEVGAAKPATSPQV, encoded by the coding sequence ATGAATGATACGGTCGTTGACTACAAATTCGACGTCCGTAGCAGCTCCAAGTCCAGTATCGAATCAGATTTGGTGATCACCGAGGATGACATTCCTATTGAAGGAAAGGGTAAAGGACGGCAGTGCTTCATAAAGACCGAGTTTGCGCTCCGAAATCGGGAGTCGGCTCTCGACCTGCTTCTTCTTGAGGAGCCCGAGAATCACCTGAGTCATGTGCACATGCACAAGCTGGTCCAGCGAATCGACTCATCCAAGGACAAGCAGCTATTCATTGCGACCCACAGCAGCTTCATCGCCACACGGCTGAACCTGCGGAAAGTACTTTTGTTGAACGAGGTTGGTGCTGCGAAGCCAGCGACGTCCCCCCAAGTTTGA
- a CDS encoding recombinase family protein yields the protein MLIGYMRVSSDSDRQSTDLQRDALLAAGVDARHLFEDRISGAKDDRAGLAKALAFVRPGDVLVVWKLDRLGRSLSHLLTIVTSLKDKQVAFRSLTEGMDTTTASGELLFHVFGALAQYERALIQERVVAGLAAARRRGRIGGRPQAITSEKLDAIVAALNGGMSKAAVCRNFGVKRTTLIETLARIGWTGSRGASSR from the coding sequence ATGTTGATCGGCTACATGCGCGTGTCGTCGGACTCCGACCGGCAGAGCACGGATTTGCAACGCGACGCGTTGCTCGCGGCTGGCGTCGATGCCCGACATCTGTTCGAAGATCGTATCTCTGGCGCAAAGGATGATCGTGCGGGTTTGGCGAAGGCGCTCGCTTTCGTCCGGCCCGGCGACGTACTGGTGGTCTGGAAACTCGACCGGCTTGGTCGTTCGCTGTCGCACTTGCTCACCATCGTGACCTCACTCAAGGACAAGCAGGTGGCGTTCCGCTCGCTGACCGAGGGGATGGATACCACTACGGCATCCGGCGAACTGCTATTCCATGTATTCGGCGCGCTCGCGCAGTACGAACGCGCCCTGATCCAAGAGCGTGTCGTGGCGGGTTTGGCCGCAGCTCGGCGGCGCGGCCGGATCGGCGGCCGGCCGCAGGCGATCACCAGCGAGAAGCTGGATGCCATCGTCGCCGCGCTGAACGGCGGCATGTCCAAGGCGGCGGTGTGCCGCAACTTCGGCGTCAAGCGCACCACCTTGATCGAAACCTTGGCGCGAATCGGCTGGACGGGTTCCCGTGGAGCGTCGTCACGATGA
- a CDS encoding AbrB/MazE/SpoVT family DNA-binding domain-containing protein: MHTTNLRKVGGSIMLAVPPAILDMLRLRAGATVGLAVDHGRLVVEPTLRPHYSLDELLAQCDASAELSTEDRVWLDAKPVGSELL, translated from the coding sequence ATGCATACGACCAATCTGCGTAAGGTCGGTGGCTCGATCATGTTGGCTGTCCCGCCCGCCATTCTGGATATGCTGCGTCTGCGTGCCGGCGCTACCGTTGGTTTGGCCGTCGATCATGGTCGCCTGGTGGTCGAACCCACGCTGCGTCCGCACTACAGCCTGGATGAGCTGCTGGCCCAATGCGACGCATCCGCCGAACTCTCCACCGAAGATCGGGTATGGCTCGACGCCAAGCCTGTTGGCAGCGAGCTGCTGTGA
- a CDS encoding type II toxin-antitoxin system PemK/MazF family toxin encodes MDRGDVYLVSLDPTSGHEQQGTRPVLIVSPSAFNRLTKTPVVLPITSGGNFARTAGFTVSLMGAGTNTTGVVRCDQPRALDLASRRGRKLETVPSPIMDEVLAKLSAILE; translated from the coding sequence ATGGATCGCGGCGATGTCTATTTGGTTTCGCTCGATCCCACGTCCGGCCATGAACAACAGGGCACGCGCCCGGTGCTGATTGTGTCGCCAAGCGCGTTCAACCGCCTGACGAAAACACCGGTCGTGCTGCCGATCACCAGTGGGGGTAACTTCGCCCGCACGGCAGGCTTTACCGTGTCGCTCATGGGTGCGGGTACCAACACAACTGGCGTAGTTCGCTGCGATCAGCCCCGCGCTCTCGATCTAGCCTCGCGGCGCGGGCGCAAGCTGGAAACCGTGCCGTCCCCGATCATGGATGAGGTATTAGCGAAGCTGAGCGCAATCCTTGAGTAA